ACCATGccctgaaaattgctgaatcacaAGACAAATAATTATATTGCCCTCCTCGAAAAagttatatttcacaggaaatGGTTATATTGCCTTCCTAAAACTGTTTTACCACCATCGCAAGCAATAAATCtgcaaattaattatttcaggTTCGAAATTTAGGTAAGCAAACATAGACAGTTCCTCGAAAATAAAAACTGTCAGGACAGTGTCTGCTATTCAGAGAAACTTACTTTGtttaattagaaaaaattatctACTTTTTGAAAGCATCGATCAACATTTTacaacaaaattgatttgtagGATATGAAGATGcattgataattaaaatacacCTGTTCATGAGTTAAATGTATTCTTATTTATagacagatttttattttaataaatgttatataacatgTCTTCTCGGCCTTCGGCATTGGGCGACATAccactccagggctttcctgtcacctctgggcaaatattctggtatgtcgCCTTTgaagccatgtaatatatgtataaattataacaatatcatttgattcaatatccaaaaaatttgatacaatatcacattgtaacatataatttcttttcacaatataatattatatgatataatattgtatcatataatacaatagtgtatcatatcaaacaatactgtattacaaaaaacattttatatcatttaacaacgaTCATTATCAGGCAAGTTTGTGTAATGTAGGAGTTTTTAATCATCCTTGATAATAAAAATCAGGCTCtgtatctgaagctacctctgagattcatttatattacagttaaatcaaccatgcaagtttgaaatagttcTACTGTCTATTAAACATGAGACCTATTCCAAAAAACTAGATCTCCTCCAGCATTTGAAACTATGGCTCTGATTCTGCACCCTTGCCTGTGGAGTGCATCAGAATCATTAGATGAATCATCTATTTAAATCTGAAAACTGAACAAATAACAACTAAGAATTGTCTATCAAAtggcacctgctctaaaaactttaaccaactCAAAAATCTTACTTcgtccagcatccgaaacctatggctcagattcagcattccaGCCTGTCAACTGCATCAGTATCAttagacacaccatccatgcaagtttagtgaagttaggaccattAATAACTATACTCTGTCCAGAGTTTTTGCTTcaaccactttttgcttgatatttcaataatcataaatacctttgcgCTCAAacttcatccactaatatgaaaaacgtccagattatctgttttgaaacgcctcctctaccacttcaggtttcaatacacatcccaaaataggaagtctatggggattttgcattgcatcagccattattaAGCCAAGATGATAACGTTAAAGAATTGCGCGAGGTGTTCTGAGTACTtcaaaatggagaaaagatgtaaccATTTCCCTTTATTTATctctgtaagaaatttgttttcgttcctgtgaacttttatgggtgaaaaataataattgttcaatgaagatatcttggatatcttccattttattgatttcaactATATTTCTtccacaggtatgtgtattttttttattaaaaatcatcataaaGTGATTGAAGCAATAACTTCCagacagactataatatattatcatcagagggcacctgctccaaatactttaaccaGCTCAAAAAAACTTGAACCTCattcagcatccaaaacctatggctcagattcagcattcaagcctgttaactgcatcagtatcataagacgcaccatccatgcaagtttggtgaagttaggaccagtaattaagatataatcatcagagggcacctgctctaaaaGTTTTAACAAGCTCAAAAAACCTTATCCTCATTCAGcttccgaaacctatggctcagattcagcattcaagcctgtcaactGCATCAGTATAttaagacacaccatcaatgcaagtttggtgaagttaggaccagtaattaAACGAAGATATattcatcagagggcacctgcaccaaaaatCTCCTctagcatctgaaattcatggcccagcTTCAGCacccaagtttttttttttaaatccataaGTAgttccagatgcatcatccatgcaagtttggtcaAGATAGGacaataacttagatacaggacctgcaacaataGCCTTAACTAGGTCAGAACGCCAACGCCGAGGGCATAgcatatgccccccccccccaaacctcGTCTCGCTGAgctaaaaattgtgtatttattcCAATGtggtccatccgatttttttcagaccgggagatAACAGACCTGCGGCTATATTCCTCTcaacttataaattaaaatacatatatctgtTTTTCTTACTTTAAACGGATGTATTTCAAATCCTCTTGACCCAAGTGATATGTGTGCTCTCTTGACAAGTGCATCACATTGTTCTTCTGTTAATTCCATGCTCGAGTCTCAAATCAACATCCATCTGAGGAAACTCGGAACTGGGAATTTATTATTGTACTTCAAACCCGATTGGAATTAAATGCATGAAGTTTaatgaaatattcttttttttaaaaaatatacaacagtGAGTATACACATATTCAGTATTGTATAATGCATCACCATTGAAACCATTTTCTTTGTCAATAGTTACATCAATAATTATTACTTTACAGACACAAACTGAGTTGACAATTTGAATTCAATGATATATTGAAAAACACATCTCTAGCAAGATTGAAATTTACTTACTGACAATGTCTATTAAATACTACTactttattcataataaaaaaaatagtgatgACAGATGTACTTCTTAGATATTCTACAGTTTATATCTTTAGAAGATAAATTTGActctttaaaattcatttgaaactGAAGCTAGTGCTAGTGCACATGAATAGCTAGAAGAagatactgtacatgtatgatcGAGGCCATGTGTATGTGGTCAcaataaatatatctatatattacttaaaaatatattcaactgATATATATCTGATTCATATCTCATTATTACTGGTATATACAGCTTTGTAGATAACTTAaattcacacacacacaaaaaaacccaaccaaAATGTTGTTTGGAAAGTTTAATTGAACTCTCAATGAAAAAAGGAATTTATGATACAAATTCTTTCACAACTCTCTGTACAGTATCATAGTTCATAATGAATTTAATACACAATGTGAGTTTTCTATATAGCTGAAGATACTGAACATATTGCACTATCTTTCTACTATtcaaaagtttgattttttcttttaataaaggTCTTAATTCATTTcacaatactgtggaatcattaaaattcgtggtgttaaattttcgtggaattcgtgggtagccctctcCCACGAATTcaaatcctcaacgaaaacaattttagaaagagttatctttgttactgaaacagtaggctacgcatccacgaaattacatccccatgaatgagcaaaaaagtcataatccacgaaaattggcccccacaaatttaaatgattccacagtatattaaTTGGCAACAAAACcgtttcataatttttatatatgctCTTTTTTTCTGCATCTAATGAACAGAACATACAAGGactggtatttttaaaaattaggttTACAATGTTGAGAGTAAGAGTATGATATGCCATTTCACTTTACTGAAATTAGGATAAATTCTAAGAagctcttgtttttttttcttcacataagTAGTTTTCAATTAGTATATAAGCCTtaaccaatttttttcattatttttaaaggcacttttcattatttttatcattcttttgttTTCTTAGACCTGTGTTTAACTTTTCCTGTTCACTGCTGGGAGCAACTGAAAACAATGTAACTTGTAACATAATCCTGGACTTCAAAACGTAAACAAGCACTGTCTTTTGGCTGTCCAAATGAAATATTACAACACATACAGAAGGACATTTTGTCAGACTAGCCGACAGCTGGGGCTACGCTAGTGGTGGGAAGGTTGTTGTCGAAGGAATTCCTCATACGCAGCCTCGATTTCCTCATCCATGTAGTTCTCAgtaaatggccccctaaaataaagaaaaaagaaggtTCATTCTACAGcagtttccttttttaaaacatctgatTATCAaagcaaatatacatgtaatttttctcATATGTTTTCACTTTtcatattaaaggggcatggtcacgtttttggtcaaattctttttttatgtttttattattcacaaTGCTTTggaaatgcattttaaatgataaaataaaatttgagtcaTTCATagagttaaaagcaagatacagggctaagaattctttgtcatgtaaacaaggctcgtgccctctTTTTCTTTACCTACATGGGTACAATATATcgataaaaaatctttttccagcttatttgtctatcgtttaatttattttaagcatagataaacagttcctaacgtctaacacattcgttttcggtttaaaaactgaaatttttacttcagtgtttaaaatgtaaacaaatgatttGTTCACATACACATGtagcaaagaatttcaagctctgcaactatcaaaatctgaaaaataatttttgaccaacaTCGTGACCTGGCCccttttaattatgaaatatctGCAATATTCTTTAACGGGTCTTACATTATGCATCAATCATAAACATGATGGTTTTGTCTTTTCACTTTCAAACCAAGATGTTTTTGCCCAATTTCACTTGTAAAAGATTTCACCCCATTCTAAATTTTCCCTTATTTTTCAATGGTTTAATTAAGAAGAAGTGGCTCCATCTTAACCTTAAGTTGCAGCTTATGTTTTTGAGCTTGGTTTATCTTAGAGGACAGTAAGACCAGTactatgaaatcatttttatttgtgggggtcaatgttcgttGATAGCCAAAAATTCCCTGGttcatggggacgtaattttgtTGATGGTGTAGTCAAGATaacttttaatacatattaaacaaatgattgtgTATTAGTTCATGGAGATGTTAATTTGGGGGCAGGGTTACCCATGAAAGCCATGAACATTGGTCTCCtacaaaaaatgatgatttcacagtatGCATCATACTATATGCCTGAAACTTTTGCCTTAACTAGTCAAGGTTAAAATTCTCCCAAAGAGAATGATGTTAAATTGAACATAGAAGTAAAATACCAGAAAAACTGTCTACAGTTATTTACTAAAATTCAATTCATGTATTAGGAAAAATGTACTTGCGTAGTCCAAttgtttgttactgactgtaaCTTCATAATGCTGTAAACCACAATACTGTATTGTACATGTGTAATCCAATTGTCTTTATCTCCCCAATAAAGCGCAAAACTGTCTTTAGGAGAAAGGTACATGGATAATCTACCTGACTGTAACTTACGTTTGAAAGTATTCGTCCTGATCGGACCAGGCCTGGTAGTCTCCCCCTTCAACCCAGTGACCCCCCTCCTCCAGCTCTCCCGCCTCCCAGCGGGCAAACTCCTCCTCCTCTTCTTCCTGCAGGTATGGGTCGAACGCCTGGTCTGAATACCCCGCCTCTTGAGCTGAGATTGGTTGACCATGTTGGTTGTAGAAGATGGGTTCATTCTGCAATGAATGACACCAATAATTTCTTTCTAACAAAATGAGATTTGTAACATTGTATTTTACTGAACTTCACTGTTCAACTTCAATCCACTACTTTCATAAGCAGCACATTTGCCGTTTTAAATAAAGCAAACTTTTTACATTGAATAATTTCATTCTTAATATTACATCATTTTTCCCCTTTGTGAAATATGTGCACAAGAGGTCAAATCATGCAGAGCCAACCCAAGCATCACTACAATTCAGCCTCCAGGACTGCTTTTGTAATCCCCTCGAACCACTTTGTAGTAAGTATGATTGTTGTATTAATAATACCTGTGTGAAGTTTGCTGCCTGTTGGTAGTTTTGCTGGTAGGAATCCTCGGGTGTGGGGGGATTAGAGGATCGTGATCGTCCCCAATTATTGTCTTTTAAATCTAACACTGACTTTATTAAACACTTGCTagttctaaaaaaaagaaaagaacaaatATCAAGAGATGTTTTTACGTTACAATCTTTAGCAATGAAAACATATAtgacaatttttactttttttgttaCATTTCTTTACAACATTTAATCATATACATTACTGTAAATGTGACAGTGATAATTTGTTTTGGTGTTTAATGGAGGTCGGGAGGCTCATTTTACCAAACAAAATTCTTCCCGAATTTATCATGTATACATGTCAACACACAAAAATTACCATACCGGTATATAATTCCagatataaaatttttgaaaatgaaacctCAAAACATATAAACCATTTCATGCATAGAAACCATTTCATTATACAATACTACCAGGTACCTGTTAAGATCTGGGTAGGTATCTAGTTGTCGGATCTGGAGGAAGACTTCATCATAGGAGCCCTCTTCAGGAGTTTTATTCAAGTAAGCAGTATCTTCTATTGTAGAGCCTGTCAGCTGTTCAGAAAGTAGTTCATGTATATACACAGAGGTTTCTTATCATATTGCCAACAACTGTAATGCCAACATTtgtaaaatgtatttcaaagttTTGTATACGCATGGGTTAAATCTTTTTAACACCTTAGCACCCCAATTGGTTTCAAACTCATGACTTGCATATCCATAGCTGCTATGTTGTGAGGCAACAAGATTGCGCATTCTGAGAGACAATATGTCACAATACTGATGTGTTCTCAACTTCCCAAGTCAAGCGTTTCTGATCTGCACCACTTCTCACAGGATTTGTGAGAAGCGGTGTGGATCTGAAACCCTTGATTTGGGGAGATGATGTGTTCTGTACCTCCTGAAGCTTGTTCAGTGAACAGActtacagggggggggggggggtgtaggaCTGTTCACTGACACTTTTCATCAGAGATATACATAAACATAATATAGCATGTGTCCATTTCATTAGTAAAATCATAGCCAATTGAGAGctaataaatttgtaaaaaaaataatttccacAAGCAAATAAATATCTATTTTACTGTTACGTATATCTCCAGAGGTGTATTTTGTATCTgcatacaatacatgtacatgaacttgtatatttttttagcaTAATTCTATAAGGAATAATAATGGCAAATGTCTAATAATTAAGCTGCTTTATcagtatatcaaattttatgcatgcttttaaacaataatttctcaGTCAGgtaagccatatttcaatgggaaaaaataaacaaaatttgtttacaaatttgttAGGTGATcaaattgagcattataattataaaggtaacttttataagtaatCAAACACATGCATTTTCCATGTTGTTAAAAATTGCCGCAAATTATAGTGTGTATAGTTttaagataattggtttgtatggaaaaattatctgatactgtacatgcattgaccaaaATATCGGATCAAGCAGTAAAATATAAGATTACGTTTACTTATATCCAACTGCTTaggaaaatatttagaataaattAATGAGGTCAAAGTAATGTTTTAATCATAAAGTCAGTTTCTTgagaaaaatttacaacatcTGTTTTTTATCAATActgttttcataatttacatCCTGTTTTATACAAATACCTTTAGTAGCTGTGTTGCGCACTTGACCGTGAAATCAGTGGGGTTTGACAAAAGAATCAACAAAAGATCCTTCAATACCGGGCTTCGCAGTAACCCTAATTTCTGAGCTTTACCACTTCCGTCTTCAATCTGCAAGACATCcattctttatttttgaaaatttatgtaaaatttgctGTGCTAAACTTTCTAAAGATGTAATAAGATAATTTACATACGGTAACTGAAGTGTAATGTTTTTCACATGGCTAGCTAAAGATCTACCTCTAAGTTGAGAAATAGTTCCCCAATAAACATTGTGAACCCACAAAGACGGTCAATTAATTTAGGATTGGATATCATCTcttccttttttaaatattcttctttacacctgcaaaaaaaaaagattatcagGATCATTCATATCTATTGCGAAAGTTTTTGTGCACTCTAAATTGCTAGTTTTTTTGTTGGTGTAGTACTGATTTTCTCTGCCTTGTCAGCtcaatttttttctgtagaGCTATTTGCAGCTAGTGTACATGTTTAAACTGGGTCCATGACAGCCCTATTTTACAGTTACTGTTTATCTCCCTTCAAgttcaattactttcaaattgTCTGCTTATCTTATTAGACTTACTGACATAACAAcatcagaaataaatattacaatgatacaatattaaacTTACCTtgtaagaaatgcatttctgaAGTCTTGAAACATTGGATGGGACTTTAACTTCTTACACAGCAGTCTACAAAGCCTGGCGCCAGTGTATCGAAAATTAGGCTCAGAAACACACTGAAAATAAAAGAGATTCCCTATTAAAATCAGCCTGTATATGATACTGCACCATTGGGCATATACCCTAAAACTGTTTATCAAATAGCTGCAAAACACTAAATATTGATATTACAATTACCCATACTTACAATACATGCTGCAATTACACACTACCTGTTCAAAAAGCATCTCCACGACCTTGTTTTGAATGGACTCCGCGGTGGCTGGCAGTTGGTTAATCTGATCTATGACCCCACTCATCAACTCCTCCATGTTCCCAGGCTGACTGATGAGGGCGGTCAGGGCAGTCTTGAAGCTGTCCAACACCTGTTCAGACGTGGGGGGCTGGCCGTATCCCCCAATTTGTAGGCCCTGGAAGTCCTGATACAGGCTCTGTAAACCAACATTGTGGACTCTCAATAAATGAACAATTCTCATACTACCCCACATACCTAACTGAAacattgttttacatgtacatgttatatacatgtaccgggtatataaaaaagatatataaattgatacatatatacatgtaaacacaaTAACCCggaatgataatttttcaaaaacttaatcatgacatctacaatttctcgtttcttttttttcctttttcgtGAATAAACTTCATACAATTGCCTCATGAAGAATAAGTATCAAACTGACAAAAGAACCTAACCAGGAATACAAAAACCTATCTGATTTATCAGTGCCTCAGTTTTGTCAGTTACATGTGTGCTGTATGCAGGAAATTCACATACCCTTATTGTTGTTAGCAAATTCAAAATAGGGCTTAATCAAAACTGCAAGTTATATCTATTTAAACATCAATATGCTAGTGCAAGAATCTTTTTCATGTGATTTGGTGAAAATaacttataaaatataaatatcctTGTATAAAGCAATTGCTTTAAATTTGGCTGCTGGCTATGTCTACTTGTAAAAGGTTGGAAAATTAAAGGAGAAAATAACAgtatgtacttacatgtacaataaatgattctatttaataaatatacacgAAAGTTTACAGAAATGTATAAAGGATCAAGcctcattttatacattttatgtcCAAGGATTTATTTTCTATATGATTGTACAGACAGATTCTTAGTATGTATACCAtatgtcaaagaaaaaattgtaagaATCAGCATGCTCAAAACAATATGCTTAGATAACTGGTGGTTATCAAAAGATGGTAGATAATGATGTAGTGAAAGTGGAATCGTATAAACGTTATGGAAATGCATGAATGGAagtatttcatacattttgatgGATGCTTGCACATGCTAACAACACTTTTACCGGGTATTAAGGACATacaagtagttttttttttaaaacaataacaaaatcaacaataaaTTGGGACTGACTTAATCATGCTAATAATGTACAGCTGTCAAGTGTTTTAGGAAGTCTTTAATACATGCATTTCTGATTGAAAGAAAACTCTGAGCCATGAATTTGTACATGGCAGTCCCATCCCAAACCATCATGTTAAAGTCATTGTGTTAATAGCTCCAGAAATTAGAGTATAACAATAACCACAAATAAACGATACGATACAGACAAGGAATGAGGACAGTCTCAGACAGGTACTTAGATGTCATACTCGTGCACTTTCAAGTTGTTACTGTGTGCAACCTCAGGTCTGAGTATTGACCTCAGATTTAGGCACATTTCATGAAAGGGTGTGAGTTGAGGAATGAGTAGAGCGGTATGTAAAATGTTGGTGACAGTGGAGCCTGAGGTTACATTTGGTCACTCACTGCTTCTCGCATACTTTTCACTCACAGACAGATGTTGAtgatgttacatatatattggAGTTCTCACAGACAGGTACTTTTGGTGTTAGCGATACTTttgatatcatacatgtattgttttaacaaacacAATCTGTTGACTTTAAATTGGTATTTTTCATGGTATATTGTACGCACAAACATTTTTGGTGCACTCGCAGAAAggtacttttgatgtaatattGGTGCACTAACAAACAGGTACAATTCATGTTATAATGTTCTCACAGACAGGTACTTTTTATGTTGTGCTCTCAAAAACCAGGTACTTTTGATGTTATATTGGTGCACTCACAAAGAAATACTATTGAGGATTTACCAGGGTGTTCTCACAAACAGGTACTTTTGATGTTATATTTGGGTGTTCTCACAAACAGGTACTTATACTTTTGATGTCATATTggttttctcacaaaaaagtatttaattgCTTCATCAAGTCACTCACACATGAATACTTTGGATGTAGTAAGTGTGCAACACTGCATGCTTTCTCACACATATACTGTTACACTAGCTATAACTGTAGACACACACTTTGTACACTAGCCATAGCTTTCAATATGTACTTTTACACGAGCTATTAGTGTAGAATTACTCTTTTACACTAGCTATACCTGTGAATACTGGGGGTAAGGCTGCTGTCTGGGGACAAATTCGGCAGCTGTTACAGAAAATGTGGTCTGCAAAATCAAGGAACTTAAAAGTTAAAGCTGTCATGCAAATCTTTCGACCAGACAAGAGATTTGGTCTATTCACATGATATTTCTCCTTTCAAGTAAGTACCTTTGAAAAAGACTAGGATAGGAATTAGATTATTGTCAAAaggttattaaaatatatatattataatagttaATGATATAACGCTTTAAAAAAGCAAGCTTGGTGGTCATTATGAAATTAAtgtgccccctccccccccccccccccaaaaaaaaagggcaaacaaaatacaatccAATGAGAAATGATTATTACGGTATATgaatatttctcattttttcaatgaaagttCATATCTGAATCCACCAATTGGTCAATTTACACCCAATTGGTCAATTTAAACACAATGAAACATACATGGTACTTTCCATTAGGAATATAAAATACTATAGGTAAATTTTAAGTACCAAGTTTTCTTGACTTCAActccttttttttaatgtctagAACTTTGCAAATTTTCATATGGTGATTACATTGCAGAAAGCTATAAGGTTATTTGtgtcaggaaaaaaaaaataagcttgTCAATGAATAGTTGTGAATGTAGATGCATCATATCAACTGACACTCAATTGTCTTGAAAGACTTTCCAGCagaacaaaataagaaaaagtaACATCTTTGAAAAGATGTTTCAGTATGTATAATAACTTACAAACATGTACCAACATCTAGTGAAGTTCacttaattttaacattttatttatctcctttttatataaaatatagatataaaaaagGCATTTAAATACTACAAACCTTTCTAGGCACAAACTCTGGTGCGTTGACAGAAAGAGTACTTTGGAGATTTTTACTTGAATCTACAACAGAAATCATACCATATGAAAAGGATAAGTAAAAAATGTATCCtttacaatataaaatcatcTGAAAGGAGAGTTTTAAGTCTGTCCAAGAATCCAATTTTggttattatcaaaataaataccctAGTTAAACAACTATTGAACTTCATTTCTATAGGCTAAAACTGATATAGGAATAATTTTCATTGCCATTGCTTCGAAACTagatttaaaaagtaatttttctgGTATCATCAGCTTACATTAATGCAATATACCAAAATATTCAGAATGTGCTCTGCTTTTACAATTCTATATGTGGCGGTAATCGTCAATAAAGagcatacagtaccgatcagacccaacctaacagaaagtaaaccccaactaaaccctgggtttactttctgggtttactagagtgaacccagagtaaacccagagtggacacagagagtaaaccccgatcagaagtataccctgaaagcagacgctacatgtgtattcggaatataccaggggcaggaattacaggcagtaggatgataagataaaatacaggtctgctttACACTTCAGTGTgtatagttgactccaaaagcaattctcaggtaaaccaaaagtaaaccccgagtggacccaaattttcaaaaagtaaacccaaagtaaacccagaaagtaaacccggggtttagttggggtttacccTGGTGTTagattgggtctgatcggtactgtatacgATATCCATAGTGTTTTCTCTCTGTGGCATCACCAGCAacttaaagtacatgtaacggTTAGGGAGAAACCGTGTCGAGTGAGTGACTATATCAACATTACTTTAATATTGATACTTCTTAGAGCTGGAGTATTTTTAGGGGATTTTGCGCCCACTTAGGCTCAATCCTCCAAAGCTTAATGTTGATGCACATAAGAGCAGGCTCATATTCATTTAAGCTTCCAAATGACTCAATCGGAactctttcatttaaaaaagaacagagATTGCAGTATATTAAAGAGAAACATGGCTATCCCATGCAATTTAACCACACAGTCAACCAAAGTTGGAGCCAAATGTTCAGACATGAATTATAAAGGACTGTCTCACAAATTGGTTGGGGTGTCAGTTCGACATCAAGCTGATGAAGCCAAATCTCGGCTGAGATTAAGCCTAGATCTCATAGTACAAACTACTGACTGTCTTGGGTTAACCTAAAGTTGAGCAAGGTACAAGttatcttgaaatttatattatgCATATGATGTAAAACATGAACTATAAAGGATCactgaaaaaatgaaagaaatctTTGACACATCTCCATTTTTCCACGTGTAAAACAGTTCACAAACAAATGCATGCTCATTTCACTATGCACCAGATGCCATTGTAATTTTTGCACAAGGAgattttcattctttaaaaagtatttgaaaataaGTTGATAATACAGCATTGAATtagaatataacaaataaaacaattttaagccataaaaagtaaattatattgaaatttgaacagaaaaacagagaaaattcgaaATTTTGAAACCATACCGAGACCATTTTGTAATTTCTCTTGAGTAGATAGAAGCGGTCTTCTAAGACCAGGTTGAAAATGTGATCCCGATTCACTAT
This portion of the Magallana gigas chromosome 7, xbMagGiga1.1, whole genome shotgun sequence genome encodes:
- the LOC105331411 gene encoding polyadenylate-binding protein-interacting protein 1 isoform X2 gives rise to the protein MSSGSAGKDSESGSHFQPGLRRPLLSTQEKLQNGLDSSKNLQSTLSVNAPEFVPRKSLYQDFQGLQIGGYGQPPTSEQVLDSFKTALTALISQPGNMEELMSGVIDQINQLPATAESIQNKVVEMLFEQCVSEPNFRYTGARLCRLLCKKLKSHPMFQDFRNAFLTRCKEEYLKKEEMISNPKLIDRLCGFTMFIGELFLNLEIEDGSGKAQKLGLLRSPVLKDLLLILLSNPTDFTVKCATQLLKLTGSTIEDTAYLNKTPEEGSYDEVFLQIRQLDTYPDLNRTSKCLIKSVLDLKDNNWGRSRSSNPPTPEDSYQQNYQQAANFTQNEPIFYNQHGQPISAQEAGYSDQAFDPYLQEEEEEEFARWEAGELEEGGHWVEGGDYQAWSDQDEYFQTGPFTENYMDEEIEAAYEEFLRQQPSHH
- the LOC105331411 gene encoding polyadenylate-binding protein-interacting protein 1 isoform X1, with amino-acid sequence MSSGSAGKDSESGSHFQPGLRRPLLSTQEKLQNGLDSSKNLQSTLSVNAPEFVPRKTTFSVTAAEFVPRQQPYPQYSQSLYQDFQGLQIGGYGQPPTSEQVLDSFKTALTALISQPGNMEELMSGVIDQINQLPATAESIQNKVVEMLFEQCVSEPNFRYTGARLCRLLCKKLKSHPMFQDFRNAFLTRCKEEYLKKEEMISNPKLIDRLCGFTMFIGELFLNLEIEDGSGKAQKLGLLRSPVLKDLLLILLSNPTDFTVKCATQLLKLTGSTIEDTAYLNKTPEEGSYDEVFLQIRQLDTYPDLNRTSKCLIKSVLDLKDNNWGRSRSSNPPTPEDSYQQNYQQAANFTQNEPIFYNQHGQPISAQEAGYSDQAFDPYLQEEEEEEFARWEAGELEEGGHWVEGGDYQAWSDQDEYFQTGPFTENYMDEEIEAAYEEFLRQQPSHH